In one Pogona vitticeps strain Pit_001003342236 chromosome 14, PviZW2.1, whole genome shotgun sequence genomic region, the following are encoded:
- the PUS1 gene encoding pseudouridylate synthase 1 homolog isoform X1 produces MPLSCLGRKVLRLAARIPFPRSGGWGFPTIEARRRMAEEPVTVANSQAKRLNSGKEEEDEEEEGKPGENGHVVKRFKAGEEEAEDEIKRFPKRKIVLLMAYSGKGYHGMQRNTGSAQFKTIEDDLVSALTQSGCIPEDHGEDMKKMSFQRCARTDKGVSAAGQIVSLKVRLIDDIVRKINNHLPPHIRILGFKRVTGGFNSKNKCDARTYSYMLPTFAFAHKDREPQDESFRLSSETLATVNRLLSCYKGTHNFHNFTSHKGPRDPSAKRYIMEICCQEAFVREGLELAVITVKGQSFMMHQIRKMIGLVIAIVKGYAPEAILERSWGEEKVDVPKAPGLGLLLERVHFETYNKRFGNDGLHEALEWAEEEPKIADFKEKYIYPTIISTEKEEKSMANWLETLSNHEFNSTASEMQVDSRGSKNDPEGSDGCGGDDSD; encoded by the exons ATGCCCTTATCCTGCTTGGGGCGGAAGGTGCTGAGGCTGGCTGCGCGGATCCCCTTTCCCAGAAGCGGTGGCTGGGGCTTCCCTACCATTGAGGCT AGACGTAGGATGGCCGAGGAGCCGGTGACCGTGGCCAACAGCCAGGCAAAGAGGCTGAACAgcggaaaagaggaggaggacgaggaggaggaaggaaagccaGGGGAGAACGGACACGTGGTGAAACGGTTCAAAGCCGGCGAGGAAGAGGCTGAGGATGAGATCAAGAGGTTCCCAAAGAGGAAGATCGTGCTGCTCATGGCGTATTCTGGAAAGGGCTATCACGGCATGCAA CGTAATACAGGAAGTGCTCAGTTCAAGACGATTGAGGACGACTTGGTATCAGCCCTCACTCAGTCAGGGTGCATCCCAGAGGACCACGGGGAAGACATGAAGAAAATGTCTTTTCAGCGATGCGCCCGGACAGACAAG GGCGTTTCCGCAGCCGGGCAGATCGTCTCCCTCAAAGTGCGGTTGATTGACGATATCGTACGGAAGATCAACAACCACCTCCCTCCTCATATAAGGATTCTCG GATTCAAAAGGGTCACCGGAGGGTTCAACTCCAAGAATAAATGCGACGCCCGGACCTACTCTTATATGCTGCCAACGTTTGCCTTTGCACACAAGGACCGTGAGCCTCAGGACGAGTCCTTTCGCCTGAGCTCGGAGACCCTGGCCACCGTCAACAGACTGCTGAGCTGCTACAAAGGGACTCACAACTTCCACAACTTCACCTCCCATAAAGGCCCCAGGGATCCGAGTGCCAAGCGCTACATCATGGAGATCTGCTGCCAAGAGGCCTTTGTGAGGGAAGGGCTGGAGCTGGCCGTGATCACGGTCAAGGGCCAGAGTTTTATGATGCACCAGATCCGGAAGATGATCGGCTTGGTGATCGCCATCGTCAAGGGCTATGCCCCGGAGGCGATCTTGGAGCGGAGCTGGGGGGAAGAGAAGGTGGACGTTCCCAAAGCTCCCGGACTGGGCCTGCTCTTGGAACGGGTCCACTTCGAAACCTACAACAAACGTTTCGGGAACGACGGGCTCCACGAAGCCCTGGAATGGGCGGAAGAAGAGCCGAAGATTGCAGACTTCAAGGAGAAATATATCTACCCCACGATTATAAgcacagagaaagaagagaagtcTATGGCAAACTGGCTGGAGACGCTGTCCAACCATGAGTTCAACTCCACCGCCTCTGAGATGCAGGTGGACAGCAGGGGCTCCAAG aacgATCCTGAAGGCAGCGATGGATGTGGTGGAGATGATTCGGACTAA
- the PUS1 gene encoding pseudouridylate synthase 1 homolog isoform X3, which translates to MAEEPVTVANSQAKRLNSGKEEEDEEEEGKPGENGHVVKRFKAGEEEAEDEIKRFPKRKIVLLMAYSGKGYHGMQRNTGSAQFKTIEDDLVSALTQSGCIPEDHGEDMKKMSFQRCARTDKGVSAAGQIVSLKVRLIDDIVRKINNHLPPHIRILGFKRVTGGFNSKNKCDARTYSYMLPTFAFAHKDREPQDESFRLSSETLATVNRLLSCYKGTHNFHNFTSHKGPRDPSAKRYIMEICCQEAFVREGLELAVITVKGQSFMMHQIRKMIGLVIAIVKGYAPEAILERSWGEEKVDVPKAPGLGLLLERVHFETYNKRFGNDGLHEALEWAEEEPKIADFKEKYIYPTIISTEKEEKSMANWLETLSNHEFNSTASEMQVDSRGSKNDPEGSDGCGGDDSD; encoded by the exons ATGGCCGAGGAGCCGGTGACCGTGGCCAACAGCCAGGCAAAGAGGCTGAACAgcggaaaagaggaggaggacgaggaggaggaaggaaagccaGGGGAGAACGGACACGTGGTGAAACGGTTCAAAGCCGGCGAGGAAGAGGCTGAGGATGAGATCAAGAGGTTCCCAAAGAGGAAGATCGTGCTGCTCATGGCGTATTCTGGAAAGGGCTATCACGGCATGCAA CGTAATACAGGAAGTGCTCAGTTCAAGACGATTGAGGACGACTTGGTATCAGCCCTCACTCAGTCAGGGTGCATCCCAGAGGACCACGGGGAAGACATGAAGAAAATGTCTTTTCAGCGATGCGCCCGGACAGACAAG GGCGTTTCCGCAGCCGGGCAGATCGTCTCCCTCAAAGTGCGGTTGATTGACGATATCGTACGGAAGATCAACAACCACCTCCCTCCTCATATAAGGATTCTCG GATTCAAAAGGGTCACCGGAGGGTTCAACTCCAAGAATAAATGCGACGCCCGGACCTACTCTTATATGCTGCCAACGTTTGCCTTTGCACACAAGGACCGTGAGCCTCAGGACGAGTCCTTTCGCCTGAGCTCGGAGACCCTGGCCACCGTCAACAGACTGCTGAGCTGCTACAAAGGGACTCACAACTTCCACAACTTCACCTCCCATAAAGGCCCCAGGGATCCGAGTGCCAAGCGCTACATCATGGAGATCTGCTGCCAAGAGGCCTTTGTGAGGGAAGGGCTGGAGCTGGCCGTGATCACGGTCAAGGGCCAGAGTTTTATGATGCACCAGATCCGGAAGATGATCGGCTTGGTGATCGCCATCGTCAAGGGCTATGCCCCGGAGGCGATCTTGGAGCGGAGCTGGGGGGAAGAGAAGGTGGACGTTCCCAAAGCTCCCGGACTGGGCCTGCTCTTGGAACGGGTCCACTTCGAAACCTACAACAAACGTTTCGGGAACGACGGGCTCCACGAAGCCCTGGAATGGGCGGAAGAAGAGCCGAAGATTGCAGACTTCAAGGAGAAATATATCTACCCCACGATTATAAgcacagagaaagaagagaagtcTATGGCAAACTGGCTGGAGACGCTGTCCAACCATGAGTTCAACTCCACCGCCTCTGAGATGCAGGTGGACAGCAGGGGCTCCAAG aacgATCCTGAAGGCAGCGATGGATGTGGTGGAGATGATTCGGACTAA
- the PUS1 gene encoding pseudouridylate synthase 1 homolog isoform X2: MPLSCLGRKRRRMAEEPVTVANSQAKRLNSGKEEEDEEEEGKPGENGHVVKRFKAGEEEAEDEIKRFPKRKIVLLMAYSGKGYHGMQRNTGSAQFKTIEDDLVSALTQSGCIPEDHGEDMKKMSFQRCARTDKGVSAAGQIVSLKVRLIDDIVRKINNHLPPHIRILGFKRVTGGFNSKNKCDARTYSYMLPTFAFAHKDREPQDESFRLSSETLATVNRLLSCYKGTHNFHNFTSHKGPRDPSAKRYIMEICCQEAFVREGLELAVITVKGQSFMMHQIRKMIGLVIAIVKGYAPEAILERSWGEEKVDVPKAPGLGLLLERVHFETYNKRFGNDGLHEALEWAEEEPKIADFKEKYIYPTIISTEKEEKSMANWLETLSNHEFNSTASEMQVDSRGSKNDPEGSDGCGGDDSD, translated from the exons ATGCCCTTATCCTGCTTGGGGCGGAAG AGACGTAGGATGGCCGAGGAGCCGGTGACCGTGGCCAACAGCCAGGCAAAGAGGCTGAACAgcggaaaagaggaggaggacgaggaggaggaaggaaagccaGGGGAGAACGGACACGTGGTGAAACGGTTCAAAGCCGGCGAGGAAGAGGCTGAGGATGAGATCAAGAGGTTCCCAAAGAGGAAGATCGTGCTGCTCATGGCGTATTCTGGAAAGGGCTATCACGGCATGCAA CGTAATACAGGAAGTGCTCAGTTCAAGACGATTGAGGACGACTTGGTATCAGCCCTCACTCAGTCAGGGTGCATCCCAGAGGACCACGGGGAAGACATGAAGAAAATGTCTTTTCAGCGATGCGCCCGGACAGACAAG GGCGTTTCCGCAGCCGGGCAGATCGTCTCCCTCAAAGTGCGGTTGATTGACGATATCGTACGGAAGATCAACAACCACCTCCCTCCTCATATAAGGATTCTCG GATTCAAAAGGGTCACCGGAGGGTTCAACTCCAAGAATAAATGCGACGCCCGGACCTACTCTTATATGCTGCCAACGTTTGCCTTTGCACACAAGGACCGTGAGCCTCAGGACGAGTCCTTTCGCCTGAGCTCGGAGACCCTGGCCACCGTCAACAGACTGCTGAGCTGCTACAAAGGGACTCACAACTTCCACAACTTCACCTCCCATAAAGGCCCCAGGGATCCGAGTGCCAAGCGCTACATCATGGAGATCTGCTGCCAAGAGGCCTTTGTGAGGGAAGGGCTGGAGCTGGCCGTGATCACGGTCAAGGGCCAGAGTTTTATGATGCACCAGATCCGGAAGATGATCGGCTTGGTGATCGCCATCGTCAAGGGCTATGCCCCGGAGGCGATCTTGGAGCGGAGCTGGGGGGAAGAGAAGGTGGACGTTCCCAAAGCTCCCGGACTGGGCCTGCTCTTGGAACGGGTCCACTTCGAAACCTACAACAAACGTTTCGGGAACGACGGGCTCCACGAAGCCCTGGAATGGGCGGAAGAAGAGCCGAAGATTGCAGACTTCAAGGAGAAATATATCTACCCCACGATTATAAgcacagagaaagaagagaagtcTATGGCAAACTGGCTGGAGACGCTGTCCAACCATGAGTTCAACTCCACCGCCTCTGAGATGCAGGTGGACAGCAGGGGCTCCAAG aacgATCCTGAAGGCAGCGATGGATGTGGTGGAGATGATTCGGACTAA